The stretch of DNA TATTCCCATCCCAGTAAACCATCTTGAGCAACATCAACTACATAGTTATGACTTGTAAGAGATTGCCACAACACATTGCTTAAAATCTCATCATCTTCAACTAGTAAAATTCGCATAGTTAAATTTTGTTTGGCTTTTCTTTGCCTACAGATCATGAAAAAAACTAGGGAAGAAGTAGAGAATTTGGAAGTTTATTCTCTAGTCTTTCTCCCTGTTCTTTTAGATTAGAAAATTTTGACAAACTTGAAACAGGTTTTGCTGTAAAAGAGCAATGTATCGATCGCGTATCTCTATATTTTATTGATGAACAAGCAACCCTAATGACTCAATTTCAGATCAAGTTGTTTATTTGTAGCAGAATCTTAGCATACTTTATTTAAAGCGATCGCTCTTAATATTTCAGTACTCTAGATTTAAAGTTAAGAATAATTAAGTTAAGATTTGTTAGAAAATTTTATTGAGAATAACTAATGAGTTTATTTAGCTTTACAGATATGATATTTTAGTCAACATTGATATTTGACAAGTAGGTGATAGATTGGTCTGTTTGTGCTTAAATAGAAATTTACTTTTCTTAATAATCTTATAAATCAATCACAGTAAAAGCGATCGCTATTAAGTAGTTTTGAGATTTAATCTAACTTAATATAAATGCTTTTTGAGTTATTGACTAAGTATTTATTCTGATTGACAATTTTTTTTAATGGATTATTTAACAAAAAAAGCTGGAGTTATTCAGTTCAACTCCAACTATCAATAGATTTTGAATTTTGATTACTTAGCGACCTAAAAAACGAGATGCCATAGAGATCGCATCAGCGATATCGACATCTCCATCTCTATCTCCATCTAAAAAACTATCAAGAACTGAATTATTTGCCTGAGAACGAGTGGTATTATTGCCAGTTTTCAAGAAATTTAAGACTAAAGGAACAAGAATAGGTAATAAACTTTGTATGGCTTGAGGATTTAAACCTGTTCTATTACTAATTTGTTGCGTCATATTTTGCAACTGTGAATTATTAAACAAAGCTTGTAATACTTGGTAGTTAGCTTGTGTACCAGCAAATTGATTGATTAGCTGTTGTACTTGACCCTCTCCACCGTTGCTACGTTGATTTTGAAGAGCAGAACGAGTAAAGCTACCAACAATAGACATAGCTGATTGGATCGCCGAAGGATTAGTGTTATAGTTTCCACTAAGTTTTTGTACGGTATCTAAAATGCTGGCTAATTGATTGGGATTTGCTTCTTGCTCAGGATTATTGATTGCACCAAGAATCTGATTAAATAAGCTCATGTTGATTAATTTCTTAATAACTACAGTGTTATTTATTTAGAACCTATCACAAAATATCCCAATAAATCCTATTTTAATGTTTAAATCGGAGATTTAATTAGTTTCTGGTTCAATTTGTAAGCTATCTTGGTTCGATTGTTCCAAATGAATATCCCATTTAGGAGGATTACTATGGGGATTATATTCATAAGTGGCTAAACATTGTTTTTGTTGATTAAAGATGCGGAGATTATAACCATATTCTCTAACAACAGTACCAAATTGATTAATTAAACGATATCTTTCTAAATAATCTAATAAAGTCCATAATTGCCAATTGACTATGAGATTAATTTGTTTGGTTTGAGGAGAAGCTAACCAATGATTAATTAATCTTCCATTAAAAGGGTCAAATTGCTCTCTTGCCCACCAGAGACTGGGTATAGCAAATCCTGCTACCAAATTTCTAGACTGACTAGAGCTAGTTTCAGGAGAGGATTTATTTGACATTTTTTTGTCTATGAAGTGATTACTATTTTTAGTTTGATTCCAAGTACAATTATTTAGTGTGACTGAATCCTGATTAAAATTAGGTTGAGCAAAAACAGAATTATTAATAAATAAAAATAAAAATGTCAAGCATCCAATATTTTTTTTATTTTTGAGCATTTAACTATAAAAATAATTATTAATTAGTTTAATTATAGTAAGAAATTTAATTTGTTAAACACGATAATGTTACTTAGAGAATATTGAAGTGATTCCTAAACTATTAAAAGGATTAAGAGTAAACTAGAAAACTAAATATTTGATTATTGTTCAACCAAGTTGAGTTGGATTTGTTAGAAAAAAGCTTTGATTTGTATCTAGTAGAAGTATTTTTATTTGAACCAAACCAAATTTGTCATTAAGATATCAAAGCTGTTTTATTTAATCAATCAGTTACGATGACAATTATCCTCACTAATGATGATGGAATTGATGCACCTGGTATTCGAGCCTTGAAACAAGCTGTCAGCGATCACTACGTGCCTTGCCAAAGGCAAGATCGCTCTATTATTGTTGCTCCAAAAGATCATTATTCTGGTTGCGGACATCAAGTTACTACGCATCGACCAATTCAAATAGAATGTCGTTCAGAACAAGAATATGCTGTCGATGGAACTCCTGCTGATTGTACTAGGATTGCCTTAACTAAAATCGCTCCCGAAACAAAATGGGTGTTTTCTGGAATTAATGCGGGTGGTAATTTAGGGATAGATGTTTATATTTCAGGCACAGTAGCTGCGGTTAGAGAAGCTGCTATACACGGTATTCCTGGGATTGCTATTTCTCATTGGATTAAAAGACCATTAATAATTGATTGGAACAAAGCAAGTTTATGGACTGCTGAGGTTTTACAAGAATTATTGAATCGTCCTGTTCCTCCTCATAGTTTTTGGAATGTTAATTTACCTCATCTCGAACCAAATCAACCTAAACCAGAAATAGTTTTTTGTCAACCAAGTATCGATCCTTTACCACTTAAGTTTAGAACGGAAGGAGATTTACACTATTACGAAGGTGAATATTCCCAACGCGATCGCACTTCGGGAACAGATGTTGATGTTTGTTTTTCGGGAAATATTGCTGTCACTTTGATCACACTCTAATTTTTAGATCACAAAATCCTCACATTTTTTTTTTAAGTTAATAATCAAGATTGCTTCCTAGAGACAACACTCTGCTTTATATCGTCAGTCAAATTTCAGAACCTTGCTCGGATCGTGATCAAAGACTGGCAGATCAAACAAATTCCCCCAGATCGGCATAATTTGGGGGTTATTTTTTTGGCAGAAATTCAAACCACTATCACCCTTGCAACATTACTTATCAATTTTTCGCCAGAAGACTTGATTAATATTGACACAGAGACAAGGTTTTTACAGCAAAATATATAGAGGGATACAGAAGGAGTAAATGAAAAATGCTGCCATACGTCCTAGCGATCGCAGTTGGCTTAAATAGTTTGATCTTATTTCTGACAGCTTTCTTGTTGCCAGATCTTCACCGCCAAGACGATTTTTTTTGGAGTGCAATCGGCTTATTTTACGCCCTAGTGCTATGGTTTTGTGCCACTAGCATGACAGGTGGATTATTATTAGGACAAGTCGCAGCCGTTGCCCTACTCACTTCCTATAATTGGCAAATTTTTAAATTAAGAAAAGCGATCGCTAATCCCGAACAACAAGCAAATCTTGATAGCTTTTCTGTAGTTAATTCAGTTAAAGGTTTATTTAGTGGTAAACGACAAGTTAAACCCCAACCACCTATCCCACCAGTAACAATTACAGAAAAAGAACCTACACTACCAAACCAAACATCCCTAACAACACCATCAAGTTCGGCAGAAGAAATAGAAGACACAATTCTTGAAGAAACCTCACAATCAACACCCCAAGATAGTGAAGCTATTTTGTCAGAAGAACCTTTTGCCGTAGAAACAACTTCTGAAGCAAATTCTCCCAAACTAGAATCTACTACACCATCACCCGTAGCAACCAAAAAATCAGGATTGTTCAGCAATTTATTCAACTTTGGCAAAAAGCAACCCGCTTCAAAAAGACCAACCACAAAAAATACTAGTTCTGTCGCTACAACTAAACTTGATGATCTTTTAGATCAAGAGGTTGAAGCAGAAACAACTACTACTGAAGTAAAAGTTACAATTGCCGAGACAACTTCTACTCCAGAATCAGAAACAACTAAAATAGAAACAATTTCGATTAAATCCTCTGAAGAAGGTTCACCCACAGTAGAAACAGAAGAAATTATTGTTGAAACTACCCCAATCGATGCATCATCAAAATCAACTTCTTCGACTCAAGCGGAAATAGTTGAGATTATTGATACGGAAATCGAACCAAATAACTTAGAAACCACCAATTGGGATGAAGAGGATGTCGACTCCAATCCAAATGATTTTGTAGAACCAATCACAGTAACTGAAGTTCAAGAATCACCACCGACAATTGATTCTAATCAAACTACCAAGTCTTTAGATAAGCAAAAAGATTTAAATATCGATGAGTTTTTGAAAGAAATGGAGCAAAAAAGAGAAAATTCCTGAATAAAACTCTTAAATTTCTTAATTTTCAATCTCAAT from Stanieria cyanosphaera PCC 7437 encodes:
- a CDS encoding Ycf66 family protein gives rise to the protein MLPYVLAIAVGLNSLILFLTAFLLPDLHRQDDFFWSAIGLFYALVLWFCATSMTGGLLLGQVAAVALLTSYNWQIFKLRKAIANPEQQANLDSFSVVNSVKGLFSGKRQVKPQPPIPPVTITEKEPTLPNQTSLTTPSSSAEEIEDTILEETSQSTPQDSEAILSEEPFAVETTSEANSPKLESTTPSPVATKKSGLFSNLFNFGKKQPASKRPTTKNTSSVATTKLDDLLDQEVEAETTTTEVKVTIAETTSTPESETTKIETISIKSSEEGSPTVETEEIIVETTPIDASSKSTSSTQAEIVEIIDTEIEPNNLETTNWDEEDVDSNPNDFVEPITVTEVQESPPTIDSNQTTKSLDKQKDLNIDEFLKEMEQKRENS
- a CDS encoding DUF937 domain-containing protein, encoding MSLFNQILGAINNPEQEANPNQLASILDTVQKLSGNYNTNPSAIQSAMSIVGSFTRSALQNQRSNGGEGQVQQLINQFAGTQANYQVLQALFNNSQLQNMTQQISNRTGLNPQAIQSLLPILVPLVLNFLKTGNNTTRSQANNSVLDSFLDGDRDGDVDIADAISMASRFLGR
- the surE gene encoding 5'/3'-nucleotidase SurE, which encodes MTIILTNDDGIDAPGIRALKQAVSDHYVPCQRQDRSIIVAPKDHYSGCGHQVTTHRPIQIECRSEQEYAVDGTPADCTRIALTKIAPETKWVFSGINAGGNLGIDVYISGTVAAVREAAIHGIPGIAISHWIKRPLIIDWNKASLWTAEVLQELLNRPVPPHSFWNVNLPHLEPNQPKPEIVFCQPSIDPLPLKFRTEGDLHYYEGEYSQRDRTSGTDVDVCFSGNIAVTLITL